AGTGGCGGCGACTGCATCATTAATAAGATTGCAGCAGAAGCTGACCTGTTAATTTCTGAAGGTTTTATCGAAGCTCACTTTTTTGCAGGTTTTTCTGGTGGAAGAAAGTCTGTTTTACCAGGTATTGCTTCCTATAAAACAATTATGGCTAATCACAGCGGAGAATTTATTAATGACAAAAAATCCCGCCCGGGTAATCTCTGTCATAATTTAATTCACGAAGATATGGTTTATGCTGCAAGAACAGCCAATCTTGCTTTTATCGTTAATGTTGTATTAAATGGAAATCACGAGATTATTGGTTCTTTTGCCGGAGATATGGAAACTGCTCATGAAAAAGGCTGTGATTTTGTTCGTTCTCTTGCAAGCGTAAACAAAGTAAATTGTGATATCGCTATTTCCACTAACGGCGGTTATCCTCTTGACCAGAATATTTACCAGGCTATCAAAGGTATGACTGCTGCAGAAGCTACTCTTCCTGATGATGGAATCATTATTATGATTGCCGGATGCCGCGATGGTCATGGCGGAGTTGGTTTCTACCATAACATTGCTGATGTAAAAGATCCAGAAGAATTTGAGCAAAAAGCAATCCATACTCCTCGTCTGGAAACCGTACCAGACCAGTGGACTTCACAGATTTTTGCCCGTATTCTGGCACACCATAAAGTTATTATGGTATCTGATCTTGTTGACCCAAAACTGGTAAAAGATATGCATATGGAACTTGCTTCTAATGTAGATGAAGCTCTTGCTATGGCATTTAAAATCAAAGGAAATGATGCAAAAGTTGCTGTTATTCCTGATGGTTTAGGCGTTGTTGTTAATATCTAAATTTTAATATCAGAATCCCTAGCGACTATCATTATCAAAATAGATTATTTCAGACTTTTTTATTAAAATGCTATAAATAATTTTATAAAAAGAAAGAGAAGAAAGGAAAAAATCGTTATGTTACACTCACTTATGGCTGAATTTTTAGGAACAGCCCTTATGATTTTATTCGGTGTCGGCGTACACTGTGATGAAGTCCTTACCAAAACAAAATACCATGGAAGCGGACACATTTTTGCCATCACCACCTGGGCTTTTGGTATTTCTGTTACTCTGTTTATCTTTGGTGGTGTCTGCATTAACCCTGCCATGGCATTATGTCAGGCAATTCTTGGCATGATTCCCTGGAGCAGCTTTATTCCTTATTGTATTGCTGAGTTCCTCGGTGCTTTATTTGGCGCACTCGTTGTTTATGTTATGTATGCTGACCATTTTAAAGCAAGTGAAGGAAAAATAGACCCGATTGCCATTCGAAACATTTTTTCTACAAATCCAAACTGTAGAAATCTTCCACGCAACTTCCTGGTCGAGACAATCGCAACTGCTGTTTTTCTGACTGCAATCCTGGCTGTTGCAACAAATTACGAAAAACAGCTTCCTATCGGCGTTGGACTTATCGTCTGGGCCGTTGGTATGGGACTTGGCGGAACGACTGGATTTGCTATGAATCAGGCAAGAGACTTAGGTCCTCGTCTTGCATTCCAGTTACTTCCTATTAAAAATAAAGCGGACAATGACTGGCAGTACGGTCTGCTCGTGCCTGGTATCGCTCCATTTGTCGGAGCCGTCTTAGCTGCTTTATTCTCCCACTATTTTCTTGCTATTTAATTCATTGAGAGGGAACAGACGAAAATAAAAAGAATAGACTATAGGAAATGTAAAGATATCGCTGCGTAGAAAATACCTAGTCGGCATTTTTACTTGCTCTCACATTACATTTCCTATAGTCTATTCTTTTTATTTTCTGTTTGTTTGCTCCAGAAGGAATGAATTCAATAGTTTTTGGAGGGAGAAGGAGGGGGGAGAAATCAGAAGACTACTGCTTGCTCGAAAGATATCTCTGTCAGAAGATTACATTTATCTGCTCTCGCATTTCTTTTCCTATGGTCTATTCTTTTTATTTTCTGTTTGTTTGCTCCTGAAGGATTGTATTCATAGTTTACAAAAGGTCGTGTATTATTCTAAATGAATCCATAGTAATTTTAACAAATATATAGTATAGTTCTTTTAGATAAATGATCAGAAAGTATGAGGAAACTACCCATGTTGAAAATAATTATTTCCCCGGCAAAAAAAATGAATGTAAGAAATGACATTTTATCCTATAAAAATATACCATTTTTTATAAATGAGGCTCAAATTCTTTTTTCTTATATGAAAAATATGTCTTTGGAGGAATTAAAAAATCTATGGAAATGCAGTGACAAGCTTGTACAGGAAAATGAGCAACAGCTTCGAACAGGAAACTTAAAGCAAAATCTAAGTCCGGCGATTCTTTCTTATGAGGGAATTCAATATAAATACATGGCACCAGCAGTGTTTGAAGAACAGGCTTTTATATGGTTAGAAAAGCATTTGAGGATTTTATCCGGCTTTTACGGGGTACTATGTCCGTTTGACGGGGTGATTCCGTATCGACTAGAAATGCAGGCACGTTTTCATAATGAAAAAATAAATAATTTATACGACTTTTGGGGACAAAAATTAGCAGACTATATATTAAAAGACTGTGATTGTCTCATTAACCTTGCCTCAAAAGAGTACAGTAAAAGTGTTTTGAAATATATTCCAAAAAATGTACAGGTCATAACCTGTGTATTCGGAGAAATAATTGATGGGAAAATAAAAGAAAAAGGAACTTATGCAAAGATGGCAAGAGGTTCCCTTGTTCGTTATATGGCAGAGCATCAGATTGAAAATCCAGAGGAAATGAAACAATTCGATGAACTTGGGTATAAATATAAGGAAGAATATTCTGATAACACAAAATGGATATTTTGCAAATAACTATTTAATTCATTGAGAGAAAACAGACGAAAATAAAAAGAATAGACCATAACAAATGTAAAGATATCACTGCGTAGAAAATGCCTGTTCGGCATTTTTACTTGTTCTCACATTACATTTGTTATGGTCTATTCTTTTTATTTTCTGTGTTTTGGCTCCAGAAGGAATGAATGCAATAGTCTTTGGGAAAGAGATGGGGAAGGGGACAGAAGGTCGTGGCTTATTCTGATGCTATTTCCACTATGCTGAACCTTCTTTCAAGTTTCACTGATGATAAGATGATACCGAAACCTATCACTGTACATAATAATTTTATCATTATATTGTCGCAATATATCATTTTTTCTCAAAACGTATGCTATACGTTATATATAACGCACATCTCGCGGCAAGAATGCCTCGGCGTTCTTGAATTAGAATGTACGATAAATATAAAGGCGATTTCTGTACTTTTTTGTAAAATGACAACCCCCTTTATTTTTACTGTTCGTTAAAAAGAGTACCTAATCTTCTGGATGATACATCTTCCGAGTAAGCAGTAGTCTTCTGACCTCTCCCCCTTATTCCTCCCAAAGACTATTGCATTCATTCCTTCTGGAGCCAACACACAGAAAAAAGAAATACTACCGTATCCCAGATGCGGCTTCGGAGCGTGTTTAAGATGCGGATGAGCATCTTAGGCACAGCGACTACAGAGCAGATGGGATATGGTGGTATTTCTTTTTTCGATTGTTTTCTCTAATGAATTAAATAGTAAATAATCCATTGCAATTGGAAATTTTTTTTAGTATAATTATGTTAAGAAATTTTGAATGCATTATTATATTTTGCATTCTTAATTTTATTTAAGCTTAATGTATAACCACATTAACTAAGGAGGATTTATTTATGGCAACTTGGAACAATCTTGACACTCTGGCATCTTATAAGAAACTTGCCGGACTGAAAAACCACGTAGACATTAAAGAAGCTATGAGCGGAGAGAATGGTGCTACACGTGTAGCAAAATATTCCGCACCTATGGCAGAGGGACTTAGCTTTAACTATGCTGCAAAGCAGGTAGATGACACTGTTTTGGCTGCGCTGGCAGAATTAGCAGAAGAATCACAGCTCGCTGATAAATTTGAAGAATTATATAACGGTGCTGTGATCAATACCGGTGAAAAACGTCTTGTTCTTCATCATTTAGCACGTAGACAGTTAGGTAAAGATGTTGTTGTTGACGGTGTAAACAAACGTGATTTCTATGTTTCCCAGCAACAGAAAGCCGCAGATTTTGCTAATAAAGTACATGCCGGTGAAATTACTAACGCTGCTGGTGAGAAGTTCACAACTGTTGTTCAGATTGGTATCGGTGGAAGTGACTTAGGTCCTCGTGCTTTATATATCGCATTAGAGAACTGGGCTAAAGAGAACGGTGTTGCTAAGATGGAAGCGAAGTTTATCAGCAACGTAGATCCTGATGATGCTGCTGCAGTTTTAAAATCTACAGATTTAGCTCACGCTCTTTTCATCGTTGTATCTAAATCCGGAACAACTTTGGAAACATTGACAAATGAAGCTTTCGTAAAAGATGCTTTAACAAAGGCTGGATTAAATCCTGCAAATCATATGCTTGCTGTAACAAGTGAGACATCTCCTTTAGCAAAGAGCGATGATTACTTAGAAGCATTCTTCATGGATGACTTTATCGGTGGACGTTACTCCTCTTCTTCTGCAGTTGGTGGAGTTGTTCTTTCCCTTGCATTTGGTCCTGAAATCTTCGCAAGAATTTTAAATGGTGCAGCTGAAGAAGATAAACTTGCTGCTAATAAAAACATTTTAGAAAACCCAGATATGTTAGATGCTTTAATTGGTGTTTATGAACGTAATGTTCAGGAATACCCTTCTACTGCTGTTTTACCATATTCTCAGGCATTAAGCCGCTTCCCTGCACATTTACAGCAGTGTGATATGGAATCCAATGGTAAGTCTGTGAATCGTTTTGGTGAACCTGTAAATTATGTGACAGGTCCTACTATCTTTGGTGAGCCAGGAACAAACGGACAGCATTCTTTCTATCAGTTATTACATCAGGGAACTGATATCGTACCTTTACAGTTTGTTGGTTTTAAAAACAGCCAGATTGGTATGGATGTAGTAATTGAAGACAGCACAAGCCAGCAGAAGTTATGTGCGAATGTAGCTGCACAGATCGTTGCTTTCGCCTGTGGTAAAAAAGATGAAAACCTTAACAAAAACTTTGAAGGTGGACGCCCATCCAGCATTATTATTGGTGAGCAGTTAACACCAGAATCACTCGGTGCATTATTAGCTCATTTCGAAAACAAGATTATGTTCCAGGGATTCTTATGGAATGTTAACAGCTTTGACCAGGAAGGTGTACAGCTTGGTAAGATTCTCGCAAAACGTGTTCTTGCTCATGATACAGATGGCGCATTAAAATCCTACAGTGATTTATTAAACATTTAATTCTAACCTAAACAAAAATTCAAGAATGCCTCCGGCAGGATTGCAGATGTGGGAATCCTCTCACATCTGATATACAAAAAGAACGATCTGACAGATGTACTGTATACAGTAGCCTTAAAATAATTTCTGTTATTTTAAGAAAAATACTTTGTGCATCTGTAGATTGTTCTTTTTTATTTTCTTTTTCACTTTCTTTTTATTGGTATAAAAATGTGACTGTCGGCTACTATCATTTTTTATGATTTTTTTATATGATATTAGGGTCAAAATATCAAAACTTCGTTCGTGCTTGCACGATAAGGTGTTTGACTTTGGAATCCGCGTAACATGAGAATTAAATTCATCTGAAAATTAAGGAACTTTTACCTGCAAATATGCTATAGTATTCTTATATAATATTTTCCAAGGAGGGATTGCTATGAAAAATGCTATTTTTAAATTATTTAAAGTTACTTTCCCATTTGCGCTTGCATTTATGATGTGTCTGCCTTTTTCTATGACACTGAATGCTGCCTCTGTGAAGAATATTCCTGTAAAGAAAATATTATCTGCTGATATCACCGGAGATGGAAAAGCAGATAAAATTCTTATCACAACCAGTATGGATAAGGATTGCTTCATAAAAAAATTGAAAGTTAAAGTAAATAATAAAGTTGCTTTTACTAAAAACTGTACGAATGACAATATTCATTCCTTTACTGCCCGATATGCTAAAATGTCAAATAAAAATGAACTTCTTCAGCTAATGGGTATCGGAGATAATGACTATATTGTATTTAATCAGATTTATAAATATAATAACAAATCTAAAAAGCTCTATTCTGTAAGCAAGTTAGATTATACAGCCTGCGAAATTGTTTCTGCTAAAAAGAATTTACTGACTCTTCGTCATGGTGACCAGCCTGCTGAAACAGGATGGCTTAACTGGAAAATGAATTACAAATTTCGTAATAATAAGCTTGTTTTAACAAGTACTACCACTTCTACTGTGAAAAGTATTATTGGTAACTACCACAATGATTCTTATAGTAAATTATTCCGGAAAAATATTTTTGTAACAGCGAAAAAGTTACGTTTTTATAACGGAAGTAAACTTGCTTTCACTGTTCCTAAAGGAAAACAGGTAACTTTGAAAAAGCTTACTCTGTCCAAAAACACTATGTATCTTCAGTTTCAATATGGAAAAAAGACTGGCTGGCTCAGAGTGAATAACAAAGACTATAATTATGAGTCTCCATATTTTAAAGTAGTTTCCCGTAGATTAGCAGGTTAATTACTATAAAAGACCTCTGCATGTTTCCTGTCATTTAAATGACCGGGCATGCAGAGGTCTTTTTATTTTTTATTTTTTTATTTCAATGTAACAGTTATACCAGCTTATCTTGCACAAATACTATTAACAAAAATAATATAGCAGCCAAAGTCTCCGATACCTTTTCGAACAGCCTTATCTGCTTTCTCGTCTCCTAATTGCTCTCTCCACTGTACTTCTTTTCCCTGCATCTTTAAATATCTTGCAATCATGTTAAAATGAAGAATAACGTTATCATGACAGGCTGTCCTGAAAGAATCTTTATCCATTTTCTCTTCTATTGAGAATGTATGCCACTTTGCACGAAGATCCGCATAGGGAAAAATAGCATTACACAAATCATCATACAATTCCAATGCATCTTCATCTTCTCCGATTTCCAGCATCATATTTTCGTGCATCTTTCTCATTTGTTCAATTGTTATCGCCCCAGACTCTTTTACATAGCTATCATAAGTATTGATCATTTTGTTCTTCTCCTTTTTATTCATAATGTACTCTCTAAAATGAACTATCAAATTTATTAGTCAAACATATACCAGAAGGGGATGCTACATCTCTATCTAAAAGAATTTTCTATGTTGTTTTCTGTATTTTAACAGACCAACAAACGAGAAGTTCTCAGTCTGTTTTACAGTTCATAATAATATAAACAGATGTTTTGATATGTTCCATCCTTCATACGGAAACCTTTCGGTACAATTCCAATCTGTACAAAACCCAGTCGTTCATACAAATGGCGGGCATGAATATTGTTTTCCACCACAGCATTAAACTGCAAAATTCCAAAGCCATACTGTTTTGCCTGTACAAGACAATCAGCTACTAATTTTTCACCAATATGCTCGCCGCGGTAATCGGTATCAACAGCATAACTCGCATTTGCAATATGCCCACAGCGGCCAATATTGTTTGGATGCAGAATATAAAGCCCCACAATTTTTCCATTGTTGTCTGCAACGCCGCAATATGTTTGTGCCGCAAAAAAGTCTGCACCTGTTGTATCGTTCAAAAAATCTTCTTGTGGAAAAGCCTCGCCATCTTCTACGACCTTATTCCAAATGGAGATCATTGCAGGAATATCTTTTTCTCTATACTTTCTAATTTCCATAATCTATCCTCTAAATTCTAATTTCAGGACATCATTTCCAATACTGATTTTACCGTATTTTTTAATCTCAGTCCATCTTTTTATATCCAAGCGATAGAAAAACTTTTCTGTCTCTGCTCCGCCGGAAGATATTTCATTGTAATACTTTTTAATACATTTCTTGTTTTACACAAATTATAGTATGTAATAATATTATAATAAATTATTTTATTATTTGAAGATCAATATAATTATTTTTCCAAGAAAATTTCTAAAGTATATCCTTGTAAAAAAGAAAAGCACCGAAAACCCACTGTTTAAGCGAATTTTCGATGCTTCTAATACAGAATCGAGGCGACGGGACTCGAACCCACGGCCTCTGCGTCCCGAACGCAGCGCTCTACCAAACTGAGCCACGCCTCGTTTTCACAACGATTATAATATCAAAATTAACGAGACATGTCAAGTTTTTACGAGAACAAATTCTGCGAACTACCCTCTTCTAAATCCAGTGGGTTAAGGCAGTCTTATTTCAAATACATTTATCAGCGAGACTTTCTTTTTAAATATTATCCTTTTTTCTTTTTTGGAAATATAGGATAATAAAAATCATGGAGAGTGAAAGTAAACCTACTAAAAGATACACCGCAATCGTATTGTTATCTCCTGTTTTCGCTCCTGGTGTTCCCTGATCTTTATTTTTTTTCATAGGTTTGTTATTTTCTTTTAAATTGACTTTATCATAATCGTTCATTTTTGGTGTAATCGGAATATCACTTCCGTCCTTGTTCTTTCCTTCTAAAGAAACTTCATTTTTCAAAAATTTTATTGATGGAATATCTTTCTTTACCTTTGCTGTGTAAATTAATTCCACAGAATCCCCCGCTTCTATTTTATCTAAAAAGACTTTTTTGTTTTTTATTTCTTTTACTTTAACCGTATTGCTCTTCTTACTTCGTATACTGCTTCCTGCTTTATGAGCAAACCCTTTCATTTGTACATATTTTTTCAACTCTTTTGACGGTTCTTCTTTTATTGTTATATTTCTTGCACTTGCTGTTCCACTATTCGATACAGTAATTGTAAACTTAATTTCTTCTCCGGCTTTATATGTTCCATATTTTCTTTTTCCTGTATACCTTCCATTCTCTAAAACAATATTCTTTGTTTTATCTGATTTTTTCGCAACAACAATGTCTGGCACTCCTATTCCTACGGTATCGTTATCTGTCATTTCCGGAGTTTCGATTATATAGATTTTTTCTCTCTTTCCATTGTCATTCACTGTTTCATATTGTGCTGTGATATGGATAGCATTATTCAAATGTGTGCCTGCCTGTACACCTGTCTGTACCTCTGCTTTCATGTGTAGTACTACACTGTCTGCTGCTTTTAATTTATCTAAATGTACTATGTATTTTCCTTCTTCATCTTCTTTTTCTGGCATCCGTTCTACACAAACTGTATTTCCCTGCTTTGTTGTAATCTGGCCTGAAACAATTGTAACAGTACCTGGTTTTATAATTTCCTGTAATGATTTATCCATGAAATCTTCTACTACCAAATCATACAGGTCCGCTGTTCCTTCATTACTTATATTTACTGTATAATCTATCACATCTCCGTATTCATAAATGCCTTCTTTTTTTATGCCTTCGTAACGCCCTTTTACTAAAGTGACTCCTTGTGTTTTATCTGCAAGCTTAGAAACTTTAGCAACCGGAGTACCTGGAATATTGATAGTATCTTCATCTTTCATTAATTCCGTAACTGGAATTTCTGTATACTTTTTACTTTCTTCTTTTAACTCCTCTATTGCCAGCTTTTGAATCTCTTCATAGGCTTTCTCAATTGCTTTCCTGGCTTCTTCTGCCATCGGATCTTTCTTTGTATCTTCCTCCGCTTCGTCTTTCTTTTCATCGCCTTTATTATTGTCATTCTTATCTTCTTCGTTTTTATCTTCTTCTTTATCTTCTTTTTTATCCTCTTCCTTATCCTCCGGATTATTCGTATCTTCTTTTTTATGTTCATCCGCCTTGCTCCAGCATGCATATAAATCTACATCTTTTTCCGGCATTACATACCACTGTGTTGGCAGATATTCTGCTTCTCCGGTCTTTTTCGTACTCCAGCCTGTGAATTTGTATCCGCCGCATGAAAAATAATTTTTATTTATTTTTATTTTTGTTCCTGCATATGCTGGTGTTTCTGAATCGATTTCTTTTTGTTCTTCTTTCGTTTCTTCTGCTTTTGATGGATAATTTGAGTGGTACACTAATTTATATTGTTTTACATCTTTTGACCACTGTGCATATAATACAGTGTTTTCTTTTAAAGTAAACTTTTCAGATGGTGCATAACGCTTTCCGCTTCCATCTGTCTTTGTATTCCATCCTACAAACTTCTTTCCATTATTGTGGAATGAATTTCCGTCTATTAGCACTTCTTTTTCTTCATCTTCACCATCATCAGAAAAACATTCTGCATCTGTGTATTTTTCTTCTTCTTTCGTATTAGAAGAATAGATGAGCTTCTTCTGCTCAATCTTTTTCCACTGTGCATATAAATAAATATTCTTTGATGGGATAACGAAGGTATCTCCGGAATTATATTGCTTTCCACTTCCATCTGCTTTTGTATTCCATCCAGCGAAAAGATAATCTGCATAGAAAAATCTGTTATTCTGCAATAAAATGCTGTTTCCTGCCTCTTTCGGAGTTTGTGGATCTACAGAAAATGCTGTTGTATTATTATTTGCGCGATAAAAAACATGATACTTTTCAATGTCTTCTGCATTATCCTGAAGTTTTTCCCACTGTGCATATAAAATTATGTCTGTATTGATTTCTTTTTCTTCTCCTGGTTTATAAGCATCCCCTTTTCCATCCGGTCTTGTGTTCCATTGAGTAAACATGTAACAATCCCTGCCGGCTTCGTAGCGATAGGCATTTCCATCAATTTGGACTTTGTTTCCTGCTTCACATGGAGTTTCTGCATCTGTTCTTCTCTTTCCACTTCCATTATTGGCATCATACTGTAAATGATATACCGGTCGTTTCTCCCACTGTGCATACAGATTCAGGTTTCTTGCTGGCATTGCCACTACCTCTTCCGGAGTATATTGTTTTCCTTTTCCGTCTTTTCTGGTATTCCATCCTTTGAAAGTAAAACCTGGATAAGAAAAACGATTTTCATTTACCGTTAATAAAGTACCTGCCAGTCTAGAATTCTCTTCATCCGCTTCTATCTGTTCTTTTTTATTATTTGAATGATAAATCAGATTATAAACTGGATATTTTCTCTGATTATTATAATCTTGACTTGCTTCCTCTTCTTTTTCATCCGGATTTTTCTTCCACTGTGCGTACAACTTTACATCATTTCCCGGCATATTATATACTGTATCTGGATTCCATCTTTCTCCGCTTCCATCCGGATTGGTATTCCATTCTGTAAAATAATGTCCTTCATATAAAAAGGCATTGCCATTTACAGTGATCTTGTTTCCTTCCCTGCATGGAGTTTCACTGTCAGTTTCTATTTCGCCGGAACCATTGTTCGCATCATACTGTAATTTCCATCTTCTTTTCTCTTTTTCCATCTTTTCTTCGTACTCTTTGTATGCTTCTTCGTTGCCCTTTTTATAACGAGCTGTAAGTTCTACTATATTTTTCAGTTCAAATAGATTCCCAACATCTAGACGGACTTTTCCTTTTAAGAATACATCAACGGCATCTCCTGCTGCCAGGAAATCCATCCATAATCTTTGTGGTTCTTCTAGACTAGTTCGAACTTTTCTTCCATTCTGTGATGTATATATACTTTCTTCAAAAGATACGCTTTCTTTTTCTAAGGCTTTTTCCAGCTCCTCGCTAAGTGTATCCTGCAAATACAAATCATACAAATTAGATGTTCCATTATTTGTTACTGTAATCTTATAGGTAACAGTCGTTCCGTTTTCATATACTCCTGAAATTTTTGCTTCTGCATTATATCTTCCTGCTTCTAATACTGCTCCTTTTGTTCTGTCAGCAAGTTTAGCCGCTCTTCCTTCCGGTACACCCGGTATCTCTATTTTATCTTCATCTTCTTTTTCTGGTACTTCCACATCTTTGTTTCCATCAAAATACCATCCATTAATACATACTTTATTAGAAACATTATAAATGTTGGCTATGCCCGGCAGCAAATCAGCTTCATAATATAAGACAATATAATCATCTGCCCACAGTCGGTCTGTTCCATCTCCATCTTCTCCTGTACTGCATAAAAGGAGCGTATTTTTATCTACTACCTTAGCTGTGATTTTCTTCTTATGAGCTGTAGTAAGAATATACAAGCCTTCCTCTGTTGTCTGCGTTTCATCAAAAATAAATTTTGCACTTTCTAAATTTACGATTGCTTTTAATTCATCACTCATAGCATCTTTCACCGTAATATTCTTTAATGCCGCTTCTCCATTGTTTTTTACTATAATAGAAAATCTGACTTTGTCCCTTGCACCATAAATTCCTGGTACCTTTATTCCTGATGTAATTTCTCCATTTTCAATTGTGATTCCTGTCGTTTTATCTGCTGTCTTTATGACATCTTCTCCCGGACTTCCTGGAACATTGATAAAATCCCAATCTGTGACAAGGCTATTCCCTTCTCCGTCTACCAGCTTATCTGTTGAAACATCTCTTAAATGAATATCTCCTTTTTCTTCTGTTCCATTATCTGCATACTTTGCTTCTGCATACACATCATTACGAAGTTTCCATGCATCTTTTGCATCTTCCTTTAATCGGACCTTTACATGAATGTCCACACTGTCATTCACATTTAAATGCTGCAGTACTAGCACCAGATCGGACTCTAAGGATAAATATGCTGCTACTTTATCCCCTTCTCTTGTTTTCAAAATTCCTGAATTCGGTACAACAAATGCTGCTGTTTCCATATCGGCATATTTAGAAAGTGTCTGTTCTGAAAATTCTCCTTTTCTATCCATATCATCTGTAAGCCGAATCTGATAAAGAGGAACATTTCCTGTATTCGTTACTCGGATAGTGTAATCTACCATTTCCCCTGCTTTATATATTCCTGCCTGTTTTTTCTCTATATAACGGCCAGTCTTCTCATCAAACAACACTGTTTTTCCTTCTTCATTCGTTGTCTTATCTGCAATCTTTGCAATGGAAAAAGCAGGGCGCATCAAAACATTCGATGCATCAAGCATATAGATTACAAATGGATTATTCTGCTCAATTCCATAAGTAAGTTCTACTTCATAAATGCCATCTCCCTTAATATGATCTAAGGCTCCTGTTGTTTCTTCTACGACATACTTTCCAATGTACAGCTCACTTCCTTCAGTGCTTGTTCCCTTTCCGTCTTTTCCTGTAACAATTCTGTCTGCAACACTGCCTTTAGAAATAAGTGGTTCCGCCTCTTTCAACGGTTTTTTATCCTCCTGTAAATCCCAAGGGGCATAAATATCTTCTGCTGCTTTTACTGTAAATGCAGCACCTTCTACGCTCTGATTCTCGTCATCTTTTTTCGTAATTGTTAGCTTTGCTTTCTGTAATGGATTACGATAAATCAAAGCTCCCGTCTGTCTCTTTCCCGTAACCGTATTTTCAAAAATAATATTACTTCCATCTTCTTTACTGTTCTCAGACAGTTCAAAAGTCCACTCCTGTCCTGTTAAGATACATCCTTTTGGCGCTTTCTTTTCTGTAATCTTATATT
This Anaerobutyricum hallii DNA region includes the following protein-coding sequences:
- a CDS encoding glucose-6-phosphate isomerase, giving the protein MATWNNLDTLASYKKLAGLKNHVDIKEAMSGENGATRVAKYSAPMAEGLSFNYAAKQVDDTVLAALAELAEESQLADKFEELYNGAVINTGEKRLVLHHLARRQLGKDVVVDGVNKRDFYVSQQQKAADFANKVHAGEITNAAGEKFTTVVQIGIGGSDLGPRALYIALENWAKENGVAKMEAKFISNVDPDDAAAVLKSTDLAHALFIVVSKSGTTLETLTNEAFVKDALTKAGLNPANHMLAVTSETSPLAKSDDYLEAFFMDDFIGGRYSSSSAVGGVVLSLAFGPEIFARILNGAAEEDKLAANKNILENPDMLDALIGVYERNVQEYPSTAVLPYSQALSRFPAHLQQCDMESNGKSVNRFGEPVNYVTGPTIFGEPGTNGQHSFYQLLHQGTDIVPLQFVGFKNSQIGMDVVIEDSTSQQKLCANVAAQIVAFACGKKDENLNKNFEGGRPSSIIIGEQLTPESLGALLAHFENKIMFQGFLWNVNSFDQEGVQLGKILAKRVLAHDTDGALKSYSDLLNI
- a CDS encoding GNAT family N-acetyltransferase, which encodes MEIRKYREKDIPAMISIWNKVVEDGEAFPQEDFLNDTTGADFFAAQTYCGVADNNGKIVGLYILHPNNIGRCGHIANASYAVDTDYRGEHIGEKLVADCLVQAKQYGFGILQFNAVVENNIHARHLYERLGFVQIGIVPKGFRMKDGTYQNICLYYYEL
- the yaaA gene encoding peroxide stress protein YaaA, producing the protein MLKIIISPAKKMNVRNDILSYKNIPFFINEAQILFSYMKNMSLEELKNLWKCSDKLVQENEQQLRTGNLKQNLSPAILSYEGIQYKYMAPAVFEEQAFIWLEKHLRILSGFYGVLCPFDGVIPYRLEMQARFHNEKINNLYDFWGQKLADYILKDCDCLINLASKEYSKSVLKYIPKNVQVITCVFGEIIDGKIKEKGTYAKMARGSLVRYMAEHQIENPEEMKQFDELGYKYKEEYSDNTKWIFCK
- the larD gene encoding D/L-lactic acid transporter LarD, with the protein product MLHSLMAEFLGTALMILFGVGVHCDEVLTKTKYHGSGHIFAITTWAFGISVTLFIFGGVCINPAMALCQAILGMIPWSSFIPYCIAEFLGALFGALVVYVMYADHFKASEGKIDPIAIRNIFSTNPNCRNLPRNFLVETIATAVFLTAILAVATNYEKQLPIGVGLIVWAVGMGLGGTTGFAMNQARDLGPRLAFQLLPIKNKADNDWQYGLLVPGIAPFVGAVLAALFSHYFLAI
- the larA gene encoding nickel-dependent lactate racemase is translated as MFEMNVPYDKGEMKISLPEKNLAGVLEGKQSEYTTELSEEELVEQSLDNPIGSKSLEELAKGKKDIVIISSDHTRPVPSKIITPILLRRIRSVSPDARIRILVATGFHRPSTHEELVDKYGEEIVANEEIVMHISTDDASMKKIGVLPSGGDCIINKIAAEADLLISEGFIEAHFFAGFSGGRKSVLPGIASYKTIMANHSGEFINDKKSRPGNLCHNLIHEDMVYAARTANLAFIVNVVLNGNHEIIGSFAGDMETAHEKGCDFVRSLASVNKVNCDIAISTNGGYPLDQNIYQAIKGMTAAEATLPDDGIIIMIAGCRDGHGGVGFYHNIADVKDPEEFEQKAIHTPRLETVPDQWTSQIFARILAHHKVIMVSDLVDPKLVKDMHMELASNVDEALAMAFKIKGNDAKVAVIPDGLGVVVNI